One Desulfovibrio aminophilus DSM 12254 DNA segment encodes these proteins:
- a CDS encoding branched-chain amino acid ABC transporter permease: MDGAYLAQQILNGLILGSMYALVAVGFSMIYGIINLINFAHGDIVMIGAFSTLALLVVLGLPLWVVAPGVVGVGALCGLVIERAAFRPMRGAPQVTGFIASLGVSIMIQNLGILTVTAQPRNFTFPDYMLAAVSVFGFEIQMVNVCIMLAAPLLVVGLLFVVHRTRLGTAMRATAENLDVARLMGVNINRTIAATFALGSALAGAAGLMWGGKFGQIDPLMGFLPGLKAFVAAVIGGVGSIPGAILGGYVLGLAEVLFVGLLPPVYSSYRDAFVFGLLILILLVLPNGILGKSTEERA, translated from the coding sequence ATGGACGGGGCCTATCTCGCGCAACAGATCCTCAACGGACTCATCCTGGGCTCCATGTACGCGCTGGTGGCCGTGGGCTTCTCCATGATCTACGGGATCATCAACCTGATCAACTTCGCCCACGGCGACATCGTCATGATCGGGGCCTTCAGCACCCTGGCGCTCCTGGTCGTCCTCGGCCTGCCGTTGTGGGTCGTGGCCCCGGGCGTGGTGGGCGTGGGCGCGCTCTGCGGCCTGGTCATCGAGCGCGCGGCCTTCCGGCCCATGCGCGGCGCGCCGCAGGTCACGGGCTTCATCGCCTCGCTGGGCGTCTCGATCATGATCCAGAACCTGGGCATCCTGACCGTCACGGCCCAGCCGCGCAACTTCACCTTCCCGGATTACATGCTGGCAGCGGTCTCCGTGTTCGGCTTCGAGATCCAGATGGTCAACGTCTGCATCATGCTCGCCGCGCCGCTGCTGGTCGTCGGCCTGCTCTTCGTCGTCCACCGGACGCGCCTGGGCACGGCCATGCGGGCCACGGCCGAGAACCTCGACGTGGCCCGGCTCATGGGCGTGAACATCAACCGCACCATCGCGGCCACCTTCGCCCTGGGCTCGGCCCTGGCGGGAGCCGCGGGCCTCATGTGGGGCGGCAAGTTCGGCCAGATCGACCCGCTCATGGGCTTTCTCCCCGGGCTCAAGGCCTTCGTGGCGGCGGTCATCGGCGGGGTGGGATCCATCCCCGGAGCCATCCTGGGAGGCTATGTCCTGGGGTTGGCCGAGGTGCTCTTCGTGGGCCTCCTGCCTCCGGTCTACTCCTCCTACCGCGACGCCTTCGTCTTCGGCCTGCTCATCCTCATTCTCCTGGTCCTGCCCAACGGCATCCTGGGAAAAAGCACCGAGGAGCGCGCCTGA